The Euwallacea similis isolate ESF13 chromosome 13, ESF131.1, whole genome shotgun sequence genomic interval GAAGCCAGAGATTCTTGGGAAGGAGTTGGAGATACTTTCTCTGCGTTGTATTTTGTGCGCATGTCCTGTTAAGTCACAATGTAAGATACAATACTGGAGAGAACATTGAATAATACCTGAAAAAATGGAAACGCATCTTTGACAATCCAAATTCTCAAAATCTTGTCCTGCCCGGCAGTTGCTAGGAGGCGACCGCAACTGGAGAATTTCATACACCAAATAGACCCTTCATATTCACTATCTTTTAGTTCTTGAAAGTGCTCGATCTTCTCAAATTCATAGGGACCTTTATGGGAATTTGAGGCCTGACATAAGAGAAGGCTTTGCATGAAATGTCTTTTagtttttgctcaaatttaACCTTTAATTTGCAGCTCTGCTCTCCAGGATGTACGTTGTCGACAATATCAATTACGTCTTCTTTATGTCGTGCATGAGACACCTCCTGAGCGATACTTTTGGCCTTGTGCATTGCTTTCTTCACGTTTGTTCCAATAAGACGCTTCAGTTTAGCAGTTCGTTTTCTCATGCCTAAATATGGAGTGAAAACTCAGAtccacttaaaatttattagatttcacTTACCACCAGGCTCAGTATCATCAACGATAGGAATATCAGATTTTTTGGCATCGACGCTTTCCTCATCACTTTCCTTATCTTTTTCCATTCTGGAAGAACTGAGGTACTCGGAAGTTAATCTCATAATATGCAGAGTCAGAGGGTTGATGCATTGAGGCAGTTTGTCTTCGGCTACGCTCAGAGGAATCCGTTCGCCTAGAAGATGCAGGATAGGAGCGAGGTACTATTATTTACACGTGTTGGTGATTGGAAACGCTTGTATGTACATTGTTGATATAAAGAACTATGGGTTTAGTGCCTTACTGAAGGGCCAAGCTAATGAACTTACAAATTTTGCTTAGCCAAGCCCTTGTCTGTTAGTGCATTTATAACGCTAATAGAAAAAGAATGGTGTCTAGTGTTGAAATACACTCGCGTTTGAGCACAACTGTGAAAATCGCTAAAGCAGTTGAACGCCAGTACAACAATCTTACCCGAAgctttttctttaagataCGACTCTTGAAAAAGAAAGACAATCAAAggtaacataaacaaaaacggACACCTTACTACTCACcagtatctaaatttaaaactgtaaCTTGCTCCAAAATTTCTAGGTCTGATAGCTGTTTTCCTGAATCCGTATGGGTTCGGACCTTCAGATTGCTGGGGCACAAGAGGTTTTCGTCTCCCGCAGACTTTCTTCGATCCCTGGAACTCTGACGACTGCAGGGTTGGTGAGTTCCTCTAAAATTTcagcttaaaattaaaatgtacatTAAATTGACCCTAACCCTACCTATGAGGACCCAAGCTGTAATGCCCCAGGCTGCTTCTGTTCGAGGTTTTACTGCTACCACTAGAGTTCACTTCCGCAGGTAGAGGCCTAGAAGCAAGTCGATGAAGAGTTGTgaaacgataaaaaataagattatCACCTTTCGTACACGGATGTAGTTGCTGGTTGCTCGCATATTGACGATTTAGGAACGTAGGCATAACCTTGCGCTTTCAAGCTCTCAGTGTCCATGGGTCTAACCACAAAATGACCCTTGGTAATCTGCGAGTGAGAAATAAGCTTATTTAATTCcgtaaaaaacaaattgcaCAGAAAAGCTTTGAGATCACTTGCCACACTGAGACCAATATGAATAAGCCAGACATAATTTACAGTACTGGCCCCATCACTGCCTAGTTATGATTTACTTTACGCTAAAACCAAACGAAACACAACAACTGAAGCTTGCAGTGCAACAATAGATAAGACTGCGGCTgctttatgtttattaaacttaaatCCACAAACGTACCCCTGACAAATTAAACGAGTTCCTCAATCTAAAACTAGGCACCAAAGCctaataattcataaaacaGAATTACcggttaaatttaattgcgtgggaagaaaattggaaattgtgCCTTACCTGAGTGATGTCCAAAGAATGTCCACTTCTTAAAGTAGAACTCTTTGAGTCATCTGAATGTTGAGGCACAAGTTTGTCTGATTTATGGGATTTTATTGATGATATTGATGGAAGTCTTTCAATTTCTCGAGTCAAAGATTCAATGGTGCTGACAGCAGTGGAAGCATGAGTAGGTTCTGCCTGAATTGGAAAAGAGGTACTGGAAGCAGACTTCTGGAATAAGAGGTAATTCTTTGGCCTAgttaaagtgaaaattaagGAGACATACTGTTAATGCCTGAGGATTTTTTGGAGCCTTCCCTTTTTTGCGCCTGGGAGGTGCCACGGGCGCATTGTTCGTTGACTTTAGTTGCGGATTAGATACTTTGTTACTGGCAACAACATCTGGTTCTTGAACTTTAGTTGAAACGGACTTTTCTATGTCATTCCCTTGCACCCCTATTATAGCACATCACacaattataattttgcttcacctttgttttttcttgtgTTGTTTACCTGCAGAAGACAGAGCAAAAGTGCTGGGATATTTCTTTGAACTTTGTGTTGACTCTGAATCTAAAGAACTGGATGATAAGGCAGAGATGGACATGGTTTTCCTTGAGCTGTCTGCAAAGTTTCTATTTAACTTCACTGAATATGAACCACAGAGAAACCATATACCACCATTATTATTGATAACTCTCATTAATCGCCCTAAAGAATTTATGCTCTGCAAGCTGACTGTGTCTTGTTCAATGATCCGAAAAGGATGTGACGTTTTGCTTGCAGCAGCAAAAACACCCTCAACTGAAGAGGTTTGACTGGGTGGAGTGACATTGCCGCAACCTTCTTCATCATCATGCTGCAGCTTTTCTCTAAGCTCTACATAGTACATAATTGAAGAGCAGCTTTGCAGAAAGATTGTTCTTACctaggaatttttttctgctGCTTGTTGGTACTAGGGAGGCTTGAGGTACAAGGAAGACGTGACGGTCTTCCccaatgttgaaattttttgcattttcatatTGAGAGTTTGAAGGTCTGTTGGTTTTATTGTCTAGAAAATTGGGTACAGAGCTAGATCTCTTGGTGAGACTTTCAGCTGATGCTTTTCTAGGTTTATTTctgtggaaaaataaaataaaaaggaagTTTAAATAATAACTTGTTGATAGTTAAGTAATAGCAATTTGTAAAACATATAAATCATCActagaaaaactgaaaaggATGGTGATAAGCTAACTCCATCTGTGATATTTTGGGATCCATTTTCAGTGGCAAAACATAGAACTTGGCATGCAAgtagcaatttttattattgtaaaagTAAGGAATTTGGTATCTACAAAgttacaatttaatttcaattattcctGGGGAGACAGCCCTCAATGTTCTTGACTATTTTAACCATACATTTCTGTGCAACATGCAGAATTCCTATCTCTGTCTCTCGACCCACGAATTCAATACACACCTATTTAGAGCTCTTTTGTGTGGTATGAAGATAAACTAATCCTTTGGTAACATCCTGGATTCCTGCTCACATAATAAAGATCAAGATACCTACAAGTTACCAGCTACAAAGGCTGATTGTCTctattgttgaaaattatttgtcaAAGTGTCagtgtttattaaaaagtcGTCTACATATCagataataatttatgaaatatttaatagtgAGTATAATCTGTTAAAATTAGGAATGATTCAGAAATGAGTGTTTGTACCTTGAGCTGATGGGAGTGTTATCTTCTGCATCGTAAAATTCTTCAGAATCGCTACCGCTAGACATTGTTGGCCTGAGATACTGACATCTTCAGAGACTGAGAATTTGGGATAATTTAACTTAAAGTTGGTAATACGTTtaaagcaataattaaaaaagtttataatgggtgatcactaaaaaaaaaataactcacAGTATGCGGCGAGCTGTAAACGTAGAGCGTTGATTGAGCAGTCCACTATTTATCCTCAAACATCTGATTAACAGAATTGATTTTAGACatgcttttaatatttaaacgctttcttggttttttttttaaatgatcatcctttaatttgatatttactatttaaaagGATCAAAATACTTCCTTCCTCAAGCAACTGTCAGTGTCAATGTCACATCAATTGTTATTGAAATTGCCGGTAAAACAGGCATCTGCTTATCCAATGGAGAGGCTTTGCGACAGAGTTggattaaatagaaaaatgtattgtcataaaaaatatttacttaaaaat includes:
- the LOC136412925 gene encoding WD repeat-containing protein 44 isoform X3 encodes the protein MSSGSDSEEFYDAEDNTPISSRNKPRKASAESLTKRSSSVPNFLDNKTNRPSNSQYENAKNFNIGEDRHVFLVPQASLVPTSSRKKFLELREKLQHDDEEGCGNVTPPSQTSSVEGVFAAASKTSHPFRIIEQDTVSLQSINSLGRLMRVINNNGDSSRKTMSISALSSSSLDSESTQSSKKYPSTFALSSAGVQGNDIEKSVSTKVQEPDVVASNKVSNPQLKSTNNAPVAPPRRKKGKAPKNPQALTKSASSTSFPIQAEPTHASTAVSTIESLTREIERLPSISSIKSHKSDKLVPQHSDDSKSSTLRSGHSLDITQITKGHFVVRPMDTESLKAQGYAYVPKSSICEQPATTSVYERPLPAEVNSSGSSKTSNRSSLGHYSLGPHRGTHQPCSRQSSRDRRKSAGDENLLCPSNLKVRTHTDSGKQLSDLEILEQVTVLNLDTGERIPLSVAEDKLPQCINPLTLHIMRLTSEYLSSSRMEKDKESDEESVDAKKSDIPIVDDTEPGGMRKRTAKLKRLIGTNVKKAMHKAKSIAQEVSHARHKEDVIDIVDNVHPGEQSCKLKASNSHKGPYEFEKIEHFQELKDSEYEGSIWCMKFSSCGRLLATAGQDKILRIWIVKDAFPFFQDMRTKYNAEKVSPTPSQESLASHHSTDHSNIAALESLSREEASRLVFMPRPFCTYSGHTSDLLDVSWSKNYFILSSSMDKTVRLWHISRKECLCCFQHIDFVTAIVFHPRDDRYFLSGSLDGKLRLWNIPDKKVAVWNEVEGNPKLITAANFCQNGKFAVVGTYDGRCIFYSTDQLKYHTQIHVRSSRGRNAVGRKVSGIEPMPGEDKILVTSNDSRIRLYDLRDLNVSCKYKGKGYVNISSQIKGSFSHDGKYIVSGSENRDIYIWKTNHDYAKFSSVRRDRNDFWEAIKAHNAVVTCAVFAPNPEAIIKMLEENQITHSTGSGDDINKVEDPVVEQHTKGCSGYVMVSADFNGCIKVFVNKTKPKHSSLPVSAMA
- the LOC136412925 gene encoding WD repeat-containing protein 44 isoform X2: MSSGSDSEEFYDAEDNTPISSRNKPRKASAESLTKRSSSVPNFLDNKTNRPSNSQYENAKNFNIGEDRHVFLVPQASLVPTSSRKKFLELREKLQHDDEEGCGNVTPPSQTSSVEGVFAAASKTSHPFRIIEQDTVSLQSINSLGRLMRVINNNGGIWFLCGSYSVKLNRNFADSSRKTMSISALSSSSLDSESTQSSKKYPSTFALSSAGVQGNDIEKSVSTKVQEPDVVASNKVSNPQLKSTNNAPVAPPRRKKGKAPKNPQALTKSASSTSFPIQAEPTHASTAVSTIESLTREIERLPSISSIKSHKSDKLVPQHSDDSKSSTLRSGHSLDITQITKGHFVVRPMDTESLKAQGYAYVPKSSICEQPATTSVYERPLPAEVNSSGSSKTSNRSSLGHYSLGPHRGTHQPCSRQSSRDRRKSAGDENLLCPSNLKVRTHTDSGKQLSDLEILEQVTVLNLDTGERIPLSVAEDKLPQCINPLTLHIMRLTSEYLSSSRMEKDKESDEESVDAKKSDIPIVDDTEPGGMRKRTAKLKRLIGTNVKKAMHKAKSIAQEVSHARHKEDVIDIVDNVHPGEQSCKLKASNSHKGPYEFEKIEHFQELKDSEYEGSIWCMKFSSCGRLLATAGQDKILRIWIVKDAFPFFQDMRTKYNAEKVSPTPSQESLASHHSTDHSNIAALESLSREEASRLVFMPRPFCTYSGHTSDLLDVSWSKNYFILSSSMDKTVRLWHISRKECLCCFQHIDFVTAIVFHPRDDRYFLSGSLDGKLRLWNIPDKKVAVWNEVEGNPKLITAANFCQNGKFAVVGTYDGRCIFYSTDQLKYHTQIHVRSSRGRNAVGRKVSGIEPMPGEDKILVTSNDSRIRLYDLRDLNVSCKYKGKGYVNISSQIKGSFSHDGKYIVSGSENRDIYIWKTNHDYAKFSSVRRDRNDFWEAIKAHNAVVTCAVFAPNPEAIIKMLEENQITHSTGSGDDINKVEDPVVEQHTKGCSGYVMVSADFNGCIKVFVNKTKPKHSSLPVSAMA
- the LOC136412925 gene encoding WD repeat-containing protein 44 isoform X1 is translated as MSSGSDSEEFYDAEDNTPISSRNKPRKASAESLTKRSSSVPNFLDNKTNRPSNSQYENAKNFNIGEDRHVFLVPQASLVPTSSRKKFLELREKLQHDDEEGCGNVTPPSQTSSVEGVFAAASKTSHPFRIIEQDTVSLQSINSLGRLMRVINNNGGIWFLCGSYSVKLNRNFADSSRKTMSISALSSSSLDSESTQSSKKYPSTFALSSAGVQGNDIEKSVSTKVQEPDVVASNKVSNPQLKSTNNAPVAPPRRKKGKAPKNPQALTKSASSTSFPIQAEPTHASTAVSTIESLTREIERLPSISSIKSHKSDKLVPQHSDDSKSSTLRSGHSLDITQITKGHFVVRPMDTESLKAQGYAYVPKSSICEQPATTSVYERPLPAEVNSSGSSKTSNRSSLGHYSLGPHRGTHQPCSRQSSRDRRKSAGDENLLCPSNLKVRTHTDSGKQLSDLEILEQVTVLNLDTESYLKEKASGERIPLSVAEDKLPQCINPLTLHIMRLTSEYLSSSRMEKDKESDEESVDAKKSDIPIVDDTEPGGMRKRTAKLKRLIGTNVKKAMHKAKSIAQEVSHARHKEDVIDIVDNVHPGEQSCKLKASNSHKGPYEFEKIEHFQELKDSEYEGSIWCMKFSSCGRLLATAGQDKILRIWIVKDAFPFFQDMRTKYNAEKVSPTPSQESLASHHSTDHSNIAALESLSREEASRLVFMPRPFCTYSGHTSDLLDVSWSKNYFILSSSMDKTVRLWHISRKECLCCFQHIDFVTAIVFHPRDDRYFLSGSLDGKLRLWNIPDKKVAVWNEVEGNPKLITAANFCQNGKFAVVGTYDGRCIFYSTDQLKYHTQIHVRSSRGRNAVGRKVSGIEPMPGEDKILVTSNDSRIRLYDLRDLNVSCKYKGKGYVNISSQIKGSFSHDGKYIVSGSENRDIYIWKTNHDYAKFSSVRRDRNDFWEAIKAHNAVVTCAVFAPNPEAIIKMLEENQITHSTGSGDDINKVEDPVVEQHTKGCSGYVMVSADFNGCIKVFVNKTKPKHSSLPVSAMA